The Elgaria multicarinata webbii isolate HBS135686 ecotype San Diego chromosome 13, rElgMul1.1.pri, whole genome shotgun sequence region accccacccctgctgcttCTTTAAGTCTGACAAGATGTTGATTGATTCTTTGCCACAGGCATAAGGTGCCAGCTTTTTTTTCCTAGcagggctcttgtgcctttaaaagCTGTATGAAACATTCAACTGGTGAAGTTCTCCCTCCCCCAGTTGCTATTAAAGGGACAGGAACATATCCAGATAGAAAGCTGGCAGCTTTATAGGCTGCTTGGTTCTGATCTGGCCAGAACCTCTCCTGCCTCAGATTTATCACATCTAAACTAAAACTGTATATTTGCGCTACttacttttttccctttcctgatTGAGATTTTGTGCATTGAGAGTTCCAtaccaggcagaaattcagccacGGAAGGATGCCTCTGCAATTGTATTCCCATTCTGGGAGAAAGCTCTCTCTGTTGAATAGCCACCAGTGAGCTGTGCAAAAGTGCCTTGTCAGGAAACAGGCAGCAACTATACCCAACCATCCTTTAAGATACGGGGGCAGAATAGAATTCTATGTCTGGGGAGCGGAAGGGGAGCGGAGGGAAGGCGGATTAAAGAGCACAGAATTACAAGTATCAGAGATACAaggcaaaaaagagaaagaagccaATTCCGGATTTGGTGGAACGAGGGAACTGATGTACGAGTTGGTCATGTATACTGAATCCAAAAAAGAATGTCTATTTTGTGCAGCCAGGGTTGTCaacttctccttttaaaaaacaacagtccctgctcctgtacctttaacaacaGTTTGATCTGCAGATATTACCATCAGTTGCTGGTTTCTTCCCATCAAACTGTTGtcgaaggcagaagagcagaccagaTCGTGCTTTCTTAATCAGTTGGCAACCCTCTTTGCAATTATTAGTTGCAGAGTGGCAATGTGGGGGTCTGTAGGTACAAGCTGTGGAGTATCTCCCAAAAAAAGTtggattctcccccctcccaccccaagacTGGTATAGCCACGTGAATGACTTATGAATAATTTCCAGTCTTGCTTCTgtcggttcaaaacaacccacgctcaaccactgaaagtgggttagtgtgttgtgtgaacccagcctctctctgcctatcCCAACCAGGAACTGCAAAAATTGCCCTCTttctctggccccgttcagacaacacgctaaactatgctgcttaaccacaaaatggttaatggaatgctttaaagttaatgcattccgtaaccattttgtggttaagcagcatggtttagtgtgttgtttgattgctctctttctctctctctctctctctctctctctcacacacacacacacacacacacacacacacacacacacacacaaatatgcaaTCCACCAAGTCTCTGATCCCTCCCTTGGTGGTGAATTGCACAGTCGGAACACTCCACCGGAGACCATGATTTCAGCCACCTTAACAGCACAATCTGGACATGTCAATACAGAAGTAAATCCCCTGATGAGTTTAATGAGGCTTACGACCAGGTGCGTAGAAGAAAAGCATCTCTATTTGTCTAATCCCAGGCTGTAACCAGGCCTGACTTCAAGGCGGCATTCACCCACATTGTgccatcctgatgttttggatgacCACTTCCAAAATCCTTGGCTaggttggctgggactgatgggtgttgtagttcaaaacatctgtaggcCACTCTATTGAGGAAGTCTCCTTTAAAGCAAAACCAGAGCAATAGCCTCGTGTCTCCGTCGCAATTGGAGAACAAACGGGCATGCTGTCATTATGCAGGTATGTACTACTGTTGCTCTTTAAGGTTAGCCCCAAATATGCCCCCGATTTCATTTTCTCCACCAGAAACTCCGAGATCCTCCAAAGGCCATGCAGCTGGCAGTGTCCATCGCGGTCGTCCTCGTGGCTTTATCTGTCGTGACAGGTAGGAGGGAGAGCACCATCCCGATTTCACTGGGTTGGATCCggatttaagctggatcagctCTGTTGGCGGAAGTGGGCTTTCCCATCCCAttcttcccatggcagcctctccaaccccctccccccatgttacGCCCTGGGTGGGAAACCTCAAGCCTAGGGTCCCAAACTGGCCGGCTGGGGGCAGAATCCGGCCCTCCCCAGATGGTCACCATCCCTTTCCATGGCCTCAACCCATTTCCCTGACCAATGATCCTTGGGTGGCTTCTTGCCTtttctcccgcactagaggccttcaagaggcagctggacagccatctgttagggatgctttagggtggattcctgcattgagtggggggttggactcgatggccttagaggccccttccaactcacccATTTAAGACTCCTGCCAAGCCTtcctctaatccagccttcctcaacctggggcgctccagatgtgttggactacaactcccagaatgccccagccagcattctgggagttgtagtccaacacatctggagcgccccaggttgaggaaggctgctctaatctaTGCAGCTGTACAgaacagcaccttggagagctcctttagagttctgcctggttctgtctgaaacccgtcCCCTTTTGGCTTGGGGCACgccccctttggccccacccaccagtggaatgcggCTCCCATGAGGTTCTCcacaatggaatttggcccatggggctGGTAGAGGTTCTCAGCTTTGCTCTACAGACATGCTCCACCCCTGCCAAGTTTGGATGGCCAGCCGTGGTGAGGGGGACCGGGCCGCTGGGGACGTGACAGTGGGATGGAGGAGCTATGTTCTCCCCCTCAAACCATCATAAATtgctcaagagagagagagagaaaagacgcCCATATAGGACTCAAGAAACAGAACCCAGGAGGGAGCTCTGCAAATCACGGGGCAGGGCTACGGGCAAACCACAAGGGCTGGTGAACCGGGATTGCCCCTCGCCCATCCACAAGCAACATCCAGGGCTACCAACTGTTGAACCAGTCCCTGTCGCAGTGCGTTAAAGTAAGCAGCCCTCCACACAGTGcgcagttaaactatgggatttgctaccgcAAGACGTAGTTATGGCCATTgatcggatggctttaaaagagggtccggtgaattcctggaggagaaggctagccacggctactagtcctgagagcTATgcgccacctccagtatcagaagcaatatgcctatatatatgccagttgctggggaacatgggctggagggtgttgttgcatttatGCCCTGCTTGTGCGTTTTCTatgggagctggttggccactgtacgaacagaatgctggactcgacTCTGGGTCTGATCCTGCACGAGTccgcttatgttcttatgttctgcagTGATTAGCATTGGGTTAAATTCCCTAATATAAAAAGTTTTGGAGTTgttgtttccattattattattattattattattattattattattattattaccgtatttctttgattgtaagatgcacactaatttcagcaccaccaacagaaaaaagctttgattctaacaataataatcgcacccgcgattctaagacgcaccccgtttttagagacatttatatgggggggaaaaagtgcgtcttagcatcgaagaaatacggtattattattctAATTGGCAAGCCCAGTTATGCAGGTTTTGCAATGGATGGCTGCCGCATAAACTTGCCACACCTTTCTGCTACCCATAACAATCCCCTCTGGCGGCCCGTCCCAGTTCGACGTGACCGTACAGGCCCGGCTTGGCCCCATCACGGCCACTGCTGTGTGAGAACCATTTTCCCTGCTATTTGAACAAAATGCCAACCTCTTTGCCAGGGAATAGCAGGCTCCCCGTTCCTGCTGGGCCTAGAATAGTGAGCGGCCAAGTTTGTGAGTGGGCCGCTTTGTGAGCTGAAAGGATTCGAGGCTTGGAAGTGAGCCAAGTTTAAAGACAAAAAAGCCAggcacggggggtgggggcagatgtgGAGCAGGGTGGGAAGAAGCCTAGGGTtgccagattttaaaaataagctgagaaaaacatttccacaaagaagaggaaatttagGAGCTTTGTGGAAGGTGagtcttgtgggggggggggggaccacgtTTGTTGAATGAAGAAATACACCCAGGATggagaacagggccagatctacaacaacactttaaaaacagtttgcaaacggtatatgtaatgtgtcctgggcctgaacagctgtcaaaaccattataagcagtagtgtggatcctgcctagggctcctgtatctttaacagttgtattcagcaggtgtcatttgtgcacatgcagcacctggtgaaattccctcttcatcgcaactgttaatgctgcaggagccctgccctcttttctatctggtcaagtgggcagggctcctgcagctttcactcttgtgatgaggaggggatttcaccaggtgctgcatgcctacaaacgacacctgctgaaatcccgttTTCtataactgctaaagatacaggaggccggtcctcctttccatatggtcaccctagaaaacacCATTCCtttgagcagggatgggcaattagatggacccttggtctgatccagcagggctcttcataagTTCTTAGGGTTCCTTGCTCTCTGCACTTGCTGCATAAATTTATATTTTTAGTTGGCTGCTCTGGAGATTTCAAGTTACATCCTACTCATGACTTTGCTGCTGTATACAATTACTTAAGATGGTCTTTATGCAGGAACCCAGGATGTTACAGTGACAGAGCCCACCTTGTCTCAAAAGTTTGAGAAAGTCCAGCAGGATTTTCAGAACTTCGCCAACCGTATTGGAGAGAGGACCAAAACGGCTTTCAATGACCTCCATCACAGCGAATTCAGCAACAGGACCAGGTGAATGTCTGGCTGATTTCTTGTAGACTTGGAActactgggaggggaggggtgaatgGGCCTGGTTATTCCAAGCCCCGTACCTTTAATGTCTAGCTTTAAACCACGACAACCCCATTACCCAGCCATACCTttaagggaggggtgggggacctcACAATCTCCTGCAGTTCCAATCTAGCTTTCCTGCTTTGGggcatttctcccccattctgaaaggttgaaacggccctcctaagggttagttactggcagtaagagctggaagctaaaatttgctggtattttttgcTGTTTGGCCCTAGGGTGACAAAgcaggaccaggctcctgtatctttaacagttctgtagaaaagagaatttcagcaggtgtcatttgtagacatgcagcacctggtgagatcccctcttcatcacaaccattaacactgcaggagctatactagagtgaccagacacaaaagagggcagggctcttgcagcattaatggttgtgatgaagaggggatttcaccaggggctacatgcctacaaatgacacctgctgaaattcccttttctatacaactgtgaaagatacaggagcccagtcctccttttcatagggtcaccctagccctcccccttttaccttcagcccCATCCAGCCATGGTTGGCAGCCCTCAATcccttctccagaatggaatttggccctcaagctaaAAGGGGTCCCACCCTGGTTTTAATGTTTAactttaaagaacaacaacaaccccccctaaaaaaaacaccaaaccatTCTCCTTGGTAAATCTTAGCTTTGGTTTTTCGCTGATTCTCATTAACCTGATGGCCCTGTGGGATTTTGCTCCCCAGGCTGCCAAGTTCTACCCAGGGGTGGGGGACTTTGACAGGTTTGCTCTCCTGAATTTGCATCCGGGTGCTAGATCCACCGGAAGGGGGTCAGTCCTGTTGAGGGAATTAGTAATGTTGGTACAAATTCCTCCTAGCAGTTCGCAAATAAACAAACGCATGAGCGTTGAATCCTCAATGCTTTTATTCAGAGAagtcttccaaaacaaaacaaccaggctggCAGCATCAACTAATAACAAAGTAATTGTCTTACCCTAAATcacagtaagcataacagctttatggTTCTCCTTGACAAATGTTCCCTTCACATCAAAGCAACATACTCTCTTCTCTGGCAGCGGCCTAcaccacactccccccccccccccaaacactgctgtgaaagagcgagcctttTACTTCCTCCACCCAATCACCAACAGGAgttctgagcttgcaagtctctgccaataatctgccaataattactgttaaggttaataCGAAAACCTGACAAGTCCCTCTATTATTACTGGGAAAAGGGGCTACCTTGCCAGCAGCTGCTGCGTTGGCCACTCTCTGCCAAGATCAAAGTGCTTGTTGCCAATTCCAAGATCTATATTTAAGGGAAATACAGCCTGTTCTTTCAGCCACCAGAAGATGGAGCAGCAGGGTAGAAGAGGAAGCATTGGAttgaagggaaggggaggggggtgggataAAACGTGATTGCATGTAGAACAGGGGTTGACATTTGGAGCTTCTTGGAGAGAAGGACACTGCCTGCTTCCACTCCAGCTGCTAAGGCACAGACAAACCATGAGAGATGCCCACGGAGAGAGCAGCGTCTGGGGCAGCACAATTTGCCAGCAGTCCTTGCTGTctgggggcaggagagagtcGGCCACCAAACCGAAGGGGAGAAGGTTGGTTAGAGAAGGAGGAAGCCAAGGGccaccccatccctccctctgGCTTGGCGCTTCTCTATCCAGTGGGTTTGTTATTGGCCTGCTGCTCGCCATTTTGACACTCCCACAATGCTCCAGGGCATTTTGCTATAGgttgaccatacggaaaggaggacacggctcctgtatttttaactagggtgaccatacggaaaggaggacagggtgtctttaacagttctatagaaaagggagtttcagcaggtatcatttgtaactggtcaagagggcagggctcctgcagctttcactgttgtgatgaagaatttcaccaggtgctgcatgcacacaaatgacacctgctgaaattcccttttctatacaactgttaaagatacaggagcccggtcctcctttccatatggtcaccctattttaacaattgtgtaaaaaagggaatttcagcaggtgtcatttgtagacgtgaagcccctggtgaaattccctcttcatcacaacagtgaaagctgcaggagccctgccctcttttgtacctggtcactctagtatagctcctgcagctttcactgtaatgaggaggagggaatttccccaggtgctgcatgcatacaaaagacacctgcagaaattcccttttctatgcaactgttaaagacacaggagcccggtcctccttttcatagggtcaccctaatttttgcGCCCACCTAATGGTGGCTTCCAGCTCATCCTCCGTTGCCACTCAGCAGATTTCAGCCCAGGAGTAGGCGAGGGGACCTACATCTAGTGCCGTTGGCCTTTTGCTGCCTACCTAACCATGTAGGGCAGCAGCTGATGGGGGCCGTATCCTGCTGAGTCATAGGGAGCATACCAAAGGGTGGCTGATTCCGCTCACTGTTTTCTTGCCATGAACAGGAACTGGTTTGCTGAGAATTTCCAGAAGATGAAGGAGAAATTCAGGGCCATTACCAACAGGGAATCTGACTGAAGCGGTGGGCGAGATGCCGGCTCCCCGTACGCACCCCTGATCGGAAGGAGGGCTCTTGCACGCTCCATGTAGCACTGAAATATTACCTTGCTCTCCAGGGACTGCGTAGCTATCCCTTCATTTTCTACTCTCCCTTTTTGggtttgttatgtttttatttgcaAGCATTTATTGGactcaaataaaaagaaaacgCTTCCCTGGTGAACTGTACTCTCTTTAATAATCGCTGGGATCTTTTCCTACCAAGGGTGTCGTCACCCAACGTTGAGAAGGAAGGATGATGATTTGAATGTCTTTCACCCCTCCCAAATTTTCAAGCTGTTATCCGAACCCTTCCCAaattatccccaccaccaccacttacagGACGTTGCACCTGCATCCAAATTTTCACAAGGTGAGCTTCTGATGTTGTTTGTGCTGAAGACTTGGGCCAACGCACCCACAGCTGGTTGTCACGGCACatttcactcccccctcccccaaaatcccttccaactctttgttGCTGGCTATTTTAATTAAGGAGGTTACAAAATCACCCCCCCCATTTTGCTGGccctgatatcagtggggcagtgcttTGCTaggctagcttagggtgaccctatgaaaaggaggaccgggctcctgtttctttaacagttgcatagaaaagggaatttcagcaggtgtcatttgtatatatggagaacctggtgaaattcttttatcatcacaacggttaaagctgcaggagctatgctagagtgaccagatttaaaagagggcaggactcctgcagctttaactgtggtgatgaagaggaaatttcaccaggttctccatatatacaaatgtcacctgccgaaattcccttttctatgcaactgttaaagatacaggagccctgtcctccttttcatagggtcaccctgggatatctcctttagagttgtggctggttctgactgaaacccagagcagacatcggagccaccagcctcctcctcctcctccttctttttactgggccctgctcctctgcctttaacagcaatTAAATCTGCAGGAATAATTACTTGTTTTCATGCTGTGTGGAAAAACCTCACTTGCTGATGTCCCCAGACATCAAGCTGCTGTTTAGAAGCACAGGAGCAGGTCAGAGCAGTATTTTTTCTCTCTGATCAGTTGGCAACCTTACACTAACAATATGTGGGCAGTTGTTAACATCCGGAGAAAAAAGTCGCCAGGGCTGCCTGAAAGCAACATTCCTCTGAGCAGGAAGCTCTGCCTCCTAATCCCCAAAATGCGTTGTTACAAAAAACATACTGCATATGCTCTGAGGCACTCTTGCTTTAACAATTGCATCTGGTGTTCCCCGGCTGAGTGGTGGAACTCAGAGCAAGATGTAGGCTCTTGGCTCACGTGAAATTTCGCTTGTGAGCTTCACTTACAACAGCCCAGCTGTGTTATCACCTCCTACCATCCTGGTGTGCGCTATCCCCCTTCGCTGGCCTCGGAAGTCATTTTCGAAGCTTCCTCGGAATAAAGCTGGTTGATTAATGACTGGGAGCAAATATTGCACTACGCCTAAGCAAACGATGCTTCTCTCCCCCGATCCTGCCTGCTCATCACTTTGGTTCCTTCGATAAATAGTACTTTGGACTTGCAGCCTTGGTCGGGTCTTGCCCGGGAGATAGTTCAGATAAAAGGTCCTGCCTGTGGTTAGGGGAGATCACAAAGAGAAGTTTGGAAAGGGGGTGGCGGAAGTTTTTCTCCGGTGGAACATTTCTCTTCCAAGACAGTGGTTGTGTCCATGGGGTCATTTGTAAAGAGACGCCGTGAGTTTAGAGATGTACACTGAAATATTCCCTCAGGgggtcacaccaagcaggatattccactatgaaagcggtatataacaggcaggagccacaccactgctttatagcagtattgaagtgcactgacaactgttggggcccactgacataccacaatacttgacggaacgcctctcccgacatgaacctacccatacactgcgctcaacatctgaggtcctcctcagggtgcctaccctgagggaagctcggagaacggcaacaagagagagggccttttcagtagggatgtgctccgcttctaatcggaccggcgaattagaagcggagcggggtgcttcgcctccccttaaggcggaggcgaagaggattggggggccggcggagc contains the following coding sequences:
- the APOC1 gene encoding apolipoprotein C-I; the encoded protein is MQLAVSIAVVLVALSVVTGTQDVTVTEPTLSQKFEKVQQDFQNFANRIGERTKTAFNDLHHSEFSNRTRNWFAENFQKMKEKFRAITNRESD